One Triticum dicoccoides isolate Atlit2015 ecotype Zavitan chromosome 5B, WEW_v2.0, whole genome shotgun sequence genomic window carries:
- the LOC119310474 gene encoding disease resistance protein RGA2-like, with protein sequence MRHDEARQAAEEEERVFCQHHIPLLSGVHDLVLNSRHTVKAVGKLAFVSSRCCWSATSPAGDQVEDARQQVSCSAWPRARKRSHGNSSSASNANQEISGCMPKLGKLLPCSSSPDVPDDNPVQSTIFGAPLREHAEETPMQEFNRAVISERMKCIVEQLQPLRTEFTTILQSCGHNTVPGITHSRPLTTARSIEPKLYGRDQIVKNIIHDITKGKCQNKDLTVLPIVGPGGIGKTALIQHTYHPKDVRNHFQVLIWVCVSLSFNVSKLLEDIKNDIPEVKEEKGGKPDELIEQRLKSKRFLLVLDDIWGISTEDDWEKLLLPLKTSEEKGNMILLTTRFPAVAKMVGTIDHSINLEGLEPNYFRELFHAIVFGDDQCRQDHIFLLETGEKIMVKLKGSPLAAKTVGRLLRKGLNLRHWRKVLESKEWERQTGENDIMTALKLSYDYLPFEQQQCFSYSALFPEDYGYSATELIDLWIGLGILQPDGQNPTLETKGLNNLNDLVTHGFFREEILCGRLRYVMHDLLHDLALKVASNECLTMHHSTVGPVEIHPSIHHLSIIVDGNDTVSHENFKSQLRKLKTRLKVKQLHTLMLFGVMDEIMANILGDLFREASALRVLCLVNMSPSVESMLHKFPTLIHLRYLRLGKRYGTERHLPLAISRFYHLRILDLRWQYDCRDLLKDLSNLAKLCRFYTPTDELHSDIFNVGKLKLLEELKKFRVNKESEGFEPEQLEHLTELRELGIYNLENIHTKEEAAKAKVIEKNYLERLTLDWDSNRSNSEPDVEAMVLESLQPHKYLKELCIRGHRGPFCPTWLDDEPDVELLQSLHLDDVSWENLPSFGKMLDLHTLILKHIAAMKEFVIERSFSRLIRLELVGLESFGEWVLSQDSHHMFPLLQELIIRDCPNLLELPFSNHIAYPPDQDWNSDSFAKLQVLEIQNCPEFLLVHRIPWTETLHSVFIMDVKLLQDLEYTKYDSKSSKLVVTGKDELRSLDQVLAFNNLTGLECLELDKCPPLELKHIVMLNSVKYLDVVSGDLVGLLGRQNDFEWQLPVEHLVVKDLRGASGKQLTELLCHLPRLSELYIKECKNITKLTVGVDLQQTISAAKSEVEQEKEDDGLVLFPANLSNSLQLLAIGGCPELVLVDPSSFIPERGGEFPGLRSLEMLEIIHNPKILSGVSFSCCFSPSSLQELRLEHVEDMGTLEPLSDLTSLTRLQLSDCGKDLRCKGLRPLLTAGGQLTSLEVRGSPRFFAGWDPNHPSQVMQDGGKEQELQQLQLVSPPSSSKLQFLHTDEAMGLLVVPICSFLSSSLTHLHLDGISQEMERFTKEQEDALHLLTFLQHLQFYGFIKLQSLPSVLHKLTNLKLLRVVVCPAIRSLPEDGLPKSLQELDVYTCRNENLKQQCRGLGGTIPKIKL encoded by the exons ATGCGTCATGACGAGGCGAGGcaggcggcagaggaggaggagcgcgtAT TTTGCCAACACCACATTCCACTATTGAGCGGTGTCCACGACCTTGTCCTCAATAGTCGTCACACCGTCAAGGCCGTTGGCAAACTGGCATTTGTATCCTCACGCTGCTGCTGGTCTGCTACCAGCCCTGCAGGTGATCAAGTAGAGGATGCAAGACAACAGGTTAGCTGTTCCGCTTGGCCGCGTGCTAGGAAGAGATCACACGGCAATTCCTCCTCAGCGTCAAATGCCAATCAGGAGATCAGCGGATGCATGCCCAAGCTCGGTAAACTCCTGCCTTGCTCATCTTCCCCAGATGTTCCTGATGATAATCCTGTCCAGTCAACTATTTTTGGTGCGCCACTGAGAGAGCATGCGGAAGAGACACCAATGCAGGAGTTTAACAGGGCTGTTATCTCAGAGAGAATGAAGTGCATTGTAGAGCAACTACAGCCCTTGCGTACAGAGTTCACCACTATTCTGCAGAGTTGTGGCCATAACACTGTTCCAGGCATTACCCATAGTCGTCCCCTCACCACTGCTCGAAGTATAGAGCCAAAATTGTATGGGAGGGATCAGATCGTGAAAAACATCATACATGATATAACCAAGGGTAAATGTCAGAACAAGGATCTAACTGTGCTTCCGATTGTCGGTCCGGGTGGGATAGGGAAAACAGCTCTGATACAACACACATATCATCCTAAAGACGTCCGAAATCATTTTCAAGTACTGATCTGGGTATGTGTATCCCTCAGTTTCAATGTAAGTAAGCTGCTTGAAGATATTAAAAATGATATCCCTGAGGTTAAAGAGGAAAAAGGGGGTAAACCGGATGAGTTGATTGAACAAAGATTGAAATCTAAAAGGTTTTTGCTTGTATTGGATGATATATGGGGGATTAGTACTGAGGATGATTGGGAAAAGTTATTGCTGCCACTCAAAACATCAGAAGAAAAGGGCAACATGATTCTACTCACAACCCGGTTTCCAGCAGTAGCAAAGATGGTTGGAACAATTGACCATTCAATAAATTTGGAAGGTTTGGAACCTAACTATTTTAGGGAGTTATTCCATGCAATTGTCTTTGGTGATGACCAATGTAGACAAGATCACATTTTTTTGCTTGAGACCGGTGAAAAGATAATGGTAAAACTAAAGGGATCCCCGCTTGCAGCAAAAACTGTTGGTAGATTACTGAGAAAAGGCCTTAATTTACGTCATTGGAGAAAGGTATTAGAAAGTAAAGAGTGGGAGAGACAGACTGGTGAAAATGACATTATGACTGCCTTGAAGCTTAGCTATGACTATCTTCCTTTTGAACAACAACAATGTTTCTCATATTCTGCATTGTTTCCCGAAGATTACGGATATAGTGCCACCGAGCTAATCGACTTGTGGATAGGACTTGGTATTTTGCAACCTGATGGTCAGAACCCAACATTGGAAACTAAAGGTTTGAATAATTTAAATGATTTGGTCACACATGGATTTTTCAGAGAAGAAATTTTGTGTGGTCGTCTGCGTTATGTAATGCATGACCTACTACATGATTTAGCATTGAAGGTTGCATCGAATGAATGTCTTACTATGCATCATTCAACTGTGGGGCCTGTAGAAATTCATCCAAGCATACACCACTTGTCTATAATCGTAGATGGTAATGATACAGTGTCTCATGAAAACTTCAAGAGTCAACTGAGAAAACTGAAGACAAGATTGAAGGTTAAACAATTGCATACTTTGATGTTATTTGGAGTTATGGATGAAATCATGGCCAACATTTTGGGTGATTTGTTTAGGGAAGCAAGTGCTCTTCGTGTTCTCTGCTTGGTTAATATGTCGCCTTCTGTGGAGTCCATGTTACATAAATTTCCAACACTTATCCACCTACGATACCTACGTCTGGGAAAAAGGTACGGGACAGAGAGGCATTTACCACTTGCCATTTCTAGATTTTATCATTTGAGGATTCTGGATCTAAGATGGCAGTATGACTGTCGTGATTTGCTCAAAGACTTGAGCAACCTTGCAAAATTGTGTCGTTTTTATACCCCAACAGATGAGTTACATTCTGATATTTTTAATGTGGGAAAACTTAAACTCTTAGAAGAGTTGAAGAAATTTAGAGTCAATAAAGAAAGTGAAGGATTTGAACCAGAGCAACTAGAACATTTGACCGAACTAAGGGAGCTTGGCATCTATAACCTTGAGAATATACACACGAAAGAAGAAGCAGCCAAAGCAAAAGTGATAGAGAAAAACTACTTGGAGAGGTTAACATTGGATTGGGATAGTAACCGGTCTAATAGTGAGCCTGATGTGGAAGCAATGGTTCTTGAGAGCCTTCAACCACATAAATATCTTAAAGAATTGTGCATTAGAGGGCACAGAGGCCCTTTTTGTCCAACATGGTTGGATGATGAGCCTGATGTTGAACTTCTACAATCTCTTCATCTCGATGATGTTTCATGGGAAAATCTTCCTTCTTTCGGGAAGATGTTGGATCTTCATACATTAATATTGAAACATATTGCCGCAATGAAGGAGTTTGTCATAGAGCGAAGCTTTTCTAGGCTGATAAGGCTTGAACTTGTTGGCTTGGAAAGTTTTGGAGAATGGGtactatcacaggattctcatcatatGTTTCCTCTTTTGCAAGAACTGATTATAAGGGACTGTCCTAATCTTTTGGAGCTGCCATTTTCAAACCACATTGCTTACCCACCAGATCAAGACTGGAACAGTGATTCGTTTGCCAAATTGCAAGTGCTTGAGATTCAAAACTGTCCAGAATTCTTGTTAGTGCATCGTATCCCGTGGACTGAAACTTTACATAGTGTCTTTATAATGGATGTAAAGCTACTACAAGACCTAGAATATACAAAGTACGACTCAAAATCATCCAAATTGGTGGTTACTGGGAAGGATGAACTGCGCAGCTTAGATCAGGTGTTAGCATTCAATAACCTGACAGGGCTCGAGTGTCTGGAACTTGACAAGTGCCCACCTCTAGAGTTGAAGCACATTGTGATGTTAAACTCAGTGAAGTATTTGGATGTAGTATCAGGTGATCTGGTTGGGCTATTAGGTCGTCAGAATGATTTTGAATGGCAGCTCCCTGTTGAGCATCTTGTGGTCAAGGACTTACGTGGTGCTAGTGGGAAGCAATTGACAGAGCTCCTCTGCCACCTCCCAAGGCTCTCCGAATTGTATATCAAAGAGTGTAAAAATATAACAAAACTTACAGTGGGGGTGGATCTGCAACAAACAATATCAGCAGCAAAATCAGAGGTTGAGCAGGAGAAAGAAGATGATGGGCTGGTGCTCTTCCCGGCCAATCTCTCTAACTCACTACAGCTGTTGGCCATCGGGGGATGCCCAGAACTGGTCCTGGTGGACCCTTCAAGTTTTATTCCTGAAAGAGGAGGAGAGTTCCCAGGCCTGCGATCCCTCGAGATGTTAGAAATTATTCACAACCCCAAGATACTATCTGGCGTCTCGTTTTCCTGCTGCTTTTCCCCGTCCTCTCTGCAAGAGCTCCGTCTCGAACATGTGGAAGACATGGGGACGCTGGAGCCCCTCTCAGACCTCACATCTCTCACCCGATTACAATTGTCGGATTGCGGAAAGGATCTAAGATGCAAGGGCTTGAGGCCTCTCCTTACCGCCGGGGGACAGCTCACATCATTAGAGGTCCGCGGCAGCCCTAGATTCTTTGCTGGATGGGATCCTAATCATCCTAGTCAGGTGATGCAGGACGGAGGAAAAGAGCAGGAGCTGCAGCAACTACAGCTAGTTTCTCCTCCGAGTTCATCCAAACTGCAGTTTCTCCATACAGATGAGGCCATGGGGCTCCTTGTTGTGCCCATCTGCAGCTTCCTGTCCTCCTCCCTCACCCACTTGCACCTTGATGGGATCTCCCAAGAGATGGAACGCTTCACCAAGGAGCAAGAGGACGCTCTCCACCTCCTAACCTTCCTCCAGCACCTCCAGTTTTATGGATTCATCAAGCTTCAGAGCCTCCCTTCAGTACTGCACAAGCTTACTAACCTCAAGCTATTAAGGGTTGTGGTATGTCCGGCCATCCGGTCATTGCCCGAGGATGGCCTCCCCAAATCACTCCAAGAATTAGATGTATACACGTGCCGCAACGAGAATCTAAAACAGCAGTGCAGGGGGTTAGGGGGAACCATCCCAAAAATCAAGCTGTAA